DNA from Dokdonella koreensis DS-123:
TCCACCGCGGCGACCGCGCCGGCCTGGAACTGGCCGGCCGTGAAGCGCTGGCGCAGCCGCTCGCAGACGCCCTGCCAGTACGCATCGTCGATGCGCGCGGCGATGCCGCGATCGGCGACGATCTCGATGGCGTGCTCGGCCAGCAGCACGTAGATCAACACGCCGGTGTTCTCGCGCGTATCCCAGACACGCAGGTGCGCGAACACGTCCGCGGCGCGCTCGCGCACGCTCCGGCGCGCCAGCGCGAGCCGCCACGGCAAGGCACCCTCGACGGCGAAACAGACCTCGCCGCGATGCCGGCGCTCGCCGGCGGCGACCGCGTGCTGGATCGCATCGAGCGTCGCCGGCGGGAAATGGCGGGCGGCCGGATCGCCTGCGAACAGATGCCGTAGCCAACGCATGCTCATGCCCTCACCAGCTGCCCGAGGCACCGCCGCCGGCGGAGATGCCGCCACCGCCGCTGAAACCGCCGCCACCACCGCCACCACCGCCACCGCCCCAGCCGCCACCACCGCCGAAGCCGCCACCACCACCCCAGCCCCCCCAGCCGCCGCCGTTGGCGAAGCCGCCACCGCCGCCGCCACCGATGAAGCCGATCAGCGCGCCGACCAGGCCGAGCCCGAGGCCGATCGGCACCAGGCCGCTGATCAGCCAGGCGACGCCACCGGCGGCCAGGCCGGCCAGCCCGGCGCGCGGCGTGGGCTTGAGGCGCCCGAACAGGCTGCGCGCCCACACGGCGGCGATGAAGCCGAACAGCAGCGCGCTGCCGAAATCGCCGGCCGGGCGGCGCTCGCGGCCGCCGCTCCACGGTTCCGGCAGGGGCTCGCCGTCGACCAGCTTGGTCAGCGCACCGACCGCATCGCGAATGCCGCCGTAGAAGTCGCCCTCGCGAAAACGCGGGGTGATGTACTCGCGGATGATCCGCGCCGACGCCGCGTCGGGGATCGCGCCTTCCAGGCCGCGCGCCACCTCGATGCGCACGCGACGATCGTTCTTGGCCACGATCAGCACCGCACCGTCGTCGACGCCCTGGCGGCCGAGCTTCCATTGGTCGTAGACGCGGATGGCATAGGCCGCGATGTCCTCCGGTGCGGTGGTCGGCACGATCAGCACGGCCAGCTGCGCACCCTTGCGCTGCTCCAGCGCAGCCAACTCGGCCTCCAGGCCGGCGCGCTGGCCGGCGTCCAGCGTGGCGGTCAGATCGACCACCCGCCCGGCCAGCGCCGGCACCGGTTGCGGCCCGTCCTGCGCGGCCACGCCGGCGACGGCGAACAGCAGCCAGGCCAGCAGCACCGGCCGGGCCCAGGCGGCCCGCAGCGTGGCCATCGGCGTGCCCGTCAGTTGCCGGCGGGCGCGGGCTTGCTGAAATCGACGGCCGGCGCGGTCGAGATCGCCTTCTCGTTCTCGACCGAGAAGTTGGCCTTGGTCGCGTAGCCGAACAACTTGGCGGTGAGGTTCTGCGGGAAGCTGCGCACGTAGGTGTTGTAGTCCTGCACCGCAGCGACGTAGCGGTTGCGCGCCACCGCGATGCGGTTCTCGGTGCCTTCCAGCTGCGCCTGCAGGTTCTGGAACAGGCCATCGGCCTTGAGCTGCGGGTAGTTCTCCGAGACCGCCATCAACCGTGTCAGCGCGCTCGACAGCTCGCCCTGCGCGGCCTGGAACTTGGCCAGGATCGCCGGATCGCTCAGCATGTCCGGCGTGATCTTCAGCGTGCCGACCTGGGCGCGCGCCTGGGTCACCTGCGTGAAGACCGTCTCCTCGTGGCTGGCGTAGCCCTTGACGGTATTGACCAGGTTGGGCACCAGGTCGGCGCGCCGCTGGTACTGGTTGAG
Protein-coding regions in this window:
- a CDS encoding TPM domain-containing protein, whose amino-acid sequence is MRWLRHLFAGDPAARHFPPATLDAIQHAVAAGERRHRGEVCFAVEGALPWRLALARRSVRERAADVFAHLRVWDTRENTGVLIYVLLAEHAIEIVADRGIAARIDDAYWQGVCERLRQRFTAGQFQAGAVAAVEEANTVLALHFPADRRDNPDELPDRPVIL
- a CDS encoding TPM domain-containing protein: MRAAWARPVLLAWLLFAVAGVAAQDGPQPVPALAGRVVDLTATLDAGQRAGLEAELAALEQRKGAQLAVLIVPTTAPEDIAAYAIRVYDQWKLGRQGVDDGAVLIVAKNDRRVRIEVARGLEGAIPDAASARIIREYITPRFREGDFYGGIRDAVGALTKLVDGEPLPEPWSGGRERRPAGDFGSALLFGFIAAVWARSLFGRLKPTPRAGLAGLAAGGVAWLISGLVPIGLGLGLVGALIGFIGGGGGGGFANGGGWGGWGGGGGFGGGGGWGGGGGGGGGGGFSGGGGISAGGGASGSW
- a CDS encoding LemA family protein, with amino-acid sequence MRTIRWVLVGLALVLLSGCGYNAIQQKDEAVTAAWSEVLNQYQRRADLVPNLVNTVKGYASHEETVFTQVTQARAQVGTLKITPDMLSDPAILAKFQAAQGELSSALTRLMAVSENYPQLKADGLFQNLQAQLEGTENRIAVARNRYVAAVQDYNTYVRSFPQNLTAKLFGYATKANFSVENEKAISTAPAVDFSKPAPAGN